One part of the Desulfovibrio desulfuricans genome encodes these proteins:
- a CDS encoding ATP-binding cassette domain-containing protein → MAFLSMQGVTLNLGGKPLLDSADFSVEVGDRLCLVGRNGAGKSSLLALLGGQMQPNSGMIIRPGTLIGQMPQDVPERWRGTVFSLVAEVLGEEGTALAAAHAGAEHSLELSSGWERYGDVLAVINHLGLDPDADFTSLSGGTKRRVALARALICSEDLILDEPTNHLDIATITWLEDFLLRKARTLIFVSHDRAFAKRLATRVVEIDRGKLHNYSCGFDRYPERREERLAAEERAFALQDKKLAQEEVWIRQGIKARRTRNMGRVRALVALRAERAERRDRQGNVRMAAQEAGRSGKLVIEADNISVGYSGQPPLIRNFSTIIQRGDRVGLIGENGTGKTSLIRVLLGEQQPTEGEVRLGTNLEISYFDQLRETLDPEASVMHSVAEGNDVVTVGGSTRHVAGYLQDFLFTPDRLRLPVKVLSGGERNRLLLAKLFTRPSNVLVLDEPTNDLDAETLDLLEELIADYSGTVLVVSHDRSFLDNLVTSVIALEGDGMAHEYVGAYTDWLRQRSTPAQERKPEEKTARTSQRLASDKPRKRSFKEQREFEQLGKELEALPERMDALEQEQKTLEATLADPELFARDPEAFAKTTDRLVALETEQTELLLRWEFAEQRLQELGELAG, encoded by the coding sequence TTGGCATTTTTGAGCATGCAGGGCGTTACCCTGAACCTCGGCGGCAAGCCGCTACTGGATTCTGCGGATTTTTCGGTTGAAGTGGGCGACAGGCTTTGTCTCGTGGGTCGCAACGGCGCGGGCAAGTCATCGCTGCTGGCGCTGCTCGGCGGGCAGATGCAGCCCAATTCCGGCATGATTATCCGCCCCGGCACGCTCATAGGCCAGATGCCGCAGGATGTGCCGGAACGCTGGCGCGGCACGGTTTTTTCTCTGGTGGCGGAGGTTCTGGGCGAGGAGGGCACGGCCCTTGCCGCAGCCCATGCCGGGGCCGAGCACAGCCTTGAGCTGAGCAGCGGCTGGGAGCGCTACGGCGATGTGCTTGCCGTCATCAATCATCTGGGGCTGGATCCCGATGCGGATTTTACCTCGCTCTCTGGCGGCACCAAGCGGCGCGTGGCTTTGGCGCGGGCGCTGATCTGCTCTGAAGACCTCATTCTGGACGAACCCACCAACCACCTGGACATCGCCACCATCACCTGGCTGGAAGATTTTTTGCTGCGCAAGGCCCGCACACTGATTTTTGTCAGCCACGACAGGGCCTTTGCCAAGCGCCTTGCCACACGTGTTGTGGAGATCGACCGGGGCAAGCTGCACAACTATTCCTGCGGGTTCGACCGTTACCCCGAGCGGCGCGAGGAACGCCTTGCCGCCGAGGAGCGCGCCTTTGCGCTGCAAGACAAAAAGCTTGCGCAGGAGGAAGTGTGGATTCGTCAGGGCATCAAGGCCCGCCGCACGCGCAACATGGGCCGGGTGCGTGCTCTTGTGGCCCTGCGGGCCGAGCGCGCCGAACGGCGCGACAGGCAGGGCAACGTGCGTATGGCCGCGCAGGAGGCCGGGCGCTCGGGCAAGCTGGTTATTGAGGCCGACAATATTTCAGTCGGCTATTCCGGTCAGCCGCCCCTTATCCGCAATTTTTCCACAATCATTCAGCGCGGCGACCGCGTGGGCCTGATAGGCGAAAACGGCACGGGCAAAACATCTCTTATCCGCGTGTTGCTGGGCGAGCAGCAGCCCACAGAAGGCGAGGTGCGCCTGGGTACCAATCTGGAAATCAGCTATTTCGATCAGTTGCGCGAAACGCTCGATCCGGAAGCCAGCGTCATGCACAGCGTTGCCGAGGGCAACGACGTGGTCACGGTAGGCGGCAGCACGCGCCATGTGGCAGGATATTTACAGGATTTTCTCTTCACTCCCGACCGCTTGCGCCTGCCGGTCAAGGTGCTCTCCGGCGGCGAGCGCAACCGCCTGCTGCTGGCAAAGCTCTTTACCCGGCCATCCAACGTGCTGGTGCTGGACGAACCCACCAACGATCTGGATGCGGAAACCCTTGACCTGCTGGAAGAGCTGATTGCGGATTATTCCGGCACCGTGCTTGTGGTCAGCCACGACCGCAGTTTTCTGGATAATCTTGTCACCAGCGTCATCGCGCTGGAAGGCGACGGCATGGCGCACGAGTATGTTGGCGCGTATACCGACTGGCTGCGTCAGCGCTCGACCCCTGCGCAGGAGCGCAAGCCGGAAGAAAAAACCGCCCGTACAAGCCAGCGCCTCGCCTCGGACAAGCCCCGCAAACGCAGCTTTAAGGAACAGCGGGAATTTGAACAACTGGGCAAGGAGCTGGAAGCCCTGCCCGAGCGCATGGACGCCCTGGAGCAGGAGCAGAAAACTCTGGAGGCAACCCTTGCCGATCCTGAGCTGTTCGCTCGAGATCCAGAAGCTTTTGCCAAAACCACAGACCGGCTGGTGGCGCTGGAAACAGAGCAGACCGAACTGCTGCTGCGCTGGGAATTTGCGGAGCAGCGCCTGCAAGAGCTTGGTGAACTGGCAGGGTAG
- a CDS encoding dienelactone hydrolase family protein codes for MRSAKIFCWCFLFVFFGGFGRALAGDIQVHEGTQTTSQGPVVVKAFLAAGQAPHPAIIVLHGSQGLDKFRAFYERNATQFARAGFDAYVLDYYNEQDVACSKTVETRRANFSKRIGAWSQMVGDVVTGVLAQEQKARPVGIVGFSQGGYLGTSVASKDTRIAALVVYYGGIPALRRPDGKHPITHMPPLLELHGDADTVVPMERGKELVELTRSLGQTAEMVIYPGAGHGFNRSAATDAEQRALEFFQRVLMDKR; via the coding sequence ATGCGGAGCGCAAAAATCTTTTGCTGGTGTTTTCTCTTTGTGTTTTTTGGCGGATTTGGCCGCGCCCTTGCAGGCGATATTCAGGTTCACGAGGGCACGCAAACAACATCCCAGGGCCCAGTTGTGGTTAAGGCCTTTCTTGCCGCCGGGCAAGCGCCGCACCCGGCTATCATTGTGCTGCACGGCAGCCAGGGGTTGGATAAATTTCGGGCATTTTATGAGCGCAACGCCACACAATTCGCCCGCGCTGGTTTTGATGCCTATGTGCTGGATTATTATAATGAACAGGATGTCGCATGCTCCAAAACTGTGGAAACGCGACGCGCAAATTTTTCAAAACGTATAGGCGCGTGGTCGCAGATGGTCGGCGATGTTGTGACAGGCGTGCTTGCGCAGGAGCAGAAGGCCCGCCCCGTTGGCATCGTGGGTTTTTCTCAGGGGGGATATCTGGGAACATCCGTTGCCAGCAAGGATACAAGAATCGCGGCGCTGGTTGTGTATTACGGCGGCATCCCCGCCCTGCGCAGGCCTGACGGCAAGCACCCCATTACCCACATGCCGCCCTTGCTGGAACTGCACGGCGATGCGGATACCGTTGTGCCCATGGAAAGAGGCAAGGAACTGGTGGAACTGACCCGCAGCCTTGGGCAAACCGCTGAGATGGTCATCTACCCCGGCGCAGGACACGGCTTTAACCGCTCTGCCGCCACAGACGCGGAGCAGCGGGCGCTGGAGTTTTTTCAGCGGGTGTTGATGGACAAGAGGTAA
- a CDS encoding class I SAM-dependent methyltransferase: MNIYDIAMMPLEAWVLKKMRSAIIPRAYGDVLEAGIGTGVNLRYYNPAKIRSLTGVDRQSSPELERRAGKNFTFFRGNVEEMPFAEGQFDTVVATLLFCTADIEKSMSEIQRVLKPGGLFIFIEHVRPKGARAGKFVDFANSSWTRIADGCNLNRRTDEILRQSSFSELIISERGVFRYGTAKKI; encoded by the coding sequence ATGAACATATACGACATCGCCATGATGCCTTTAGAAGCGTGGGTATTGAAGAAAATGCGTTCAGCAATAATCCCCCGCGCATATGGCGATGTGCTTGAAGCCGGGATAGGGACCGGAGTTAACCTCCGATATTATAATCCTGCAAAGATACGCAGCCTGACCGGGGTGGATCGCCAGTCATCACCGGAGCTTGAACGGCGGGCCGGGAAGAATTTTACTTTTTTTCGGGGCAATGTTGAGGAAATGCCTTTTGCAGAAGGGCAGTTTGACACGGTGGTCGCCACGCTGCTTTTTTGCACTGCGGATATTGAAAAAAGCATGAGTGAAATACAGCGGGTGCTCAAGCCGGGCGGCCTGTTTATCTTTATAGAGCATGTGCGGCCCAAGGGAGCGCGGGCCGGGAAATTTGTTGACTTTGCCAACAGCTCATGGACACGGATTGCCGATGGATGCAACCTCAATCGCCGTACAGACGAAATTTTGAGGCAAAGCAGTTTTTCTGAACTGATTATCTCGGAACGCGGCGTTTTTCGCTACGGCACTGCAAAAAAAATCTAA
- a CDS encoding reverse transcriptase domain-containing protein — translation MNELEQLFEMNFISDIYETKIRNKSGRGIDRMSVIDFDRKKEVHFSTIARKCCSGTYKFSLYLQRLILKGPHSKPRSISIPTVRYKIVLKILNIILQNYFPDCVKRELPNVKVRNLASQISSHDNALYLHRLDIKSYYDNINIEKLCSILTGSNIPPAILALIRGAITTQSVQSGHHKSDLHNIIPTNGVPQGLPISNMLAEIYLRNIDTELKAKFEYYDRYVDDIVILSKTKDNIDKYCEAVFSDIDLELNTEKTKYFCQDSPVQFLGYTLLQNEITVKATTLEKHLRSISMMFARLKKTLSLEKKRKRKIGVGIIKSAFVEDLNVKIAGAKYQNKRYGWLQYFSEITDTQIPYLIDNFVRTQFQKSPVFSTIPPDLKHASRAFYELKFSGKSTTYLHNYEEVDTQKKRDWLTKRGLAPGTFTGPNIDQLYAYHVGRFLSQIERDMGLDYKI, via the coding sequence ATGAATGAATTAGAACAATTATTTGAAATGAATTTTATTTCAGACATTTATGAAACTAAAATTCGTAACAAGTCTGGACGCGGCATTGATCGAATGTCAGTCATAGACTTTGACAGAAAAAAGGAAGTACACTTTAGCACTATTGCAAGGAAATGCTGCTCTGGCACCTATAAATTTTCTCTTTATCTCCAGCGCCTAATTCTCAAAGGCCCGCATAGCAAACCCCGTTCCATATCGATCCCAACTGTCAGATATAAAATTGTATTAAAAATTCTAAATATAATTCTCCAAAATTATTTTCCGGACTGTGTCAAACGCGAACTTCCCAATGTTAAAGTTCGTAATCTTGCCTCACAAATTTCTTCCCATGATAACGCATTATATTTGCACAGACTAGATATCAAATCATACTATGACAATATAAACATCGAAAAACTTTGTTCTATTCTTACTGGAAGTAACATACCTCCAGCGATACTAGCACTTATACGAGGAGCAATTACGACACAAAGCGTTCAATCTGGACATCACAAAAGTGACTTACACAATATCATTCCAACAAACGGAGTTCCGCAGGGCCTTCCAATATCAAACATGCTAGCAGAAATATATCTAAGAAATATTGATACTGAATTAAAAGCCAAATTTGAATATTATGATAGATATGTCGACGACATTGTTATTCTATCTAAGACCAAAGACAATATAGACAAATACTGCGAAGCAGTGTTTTCTGACATTGACCTAGAACTAAATACTGAAAAAACTAAATATTTCTGCCAAGATTCTCCCGTACAATTTTTGGGCTATACACTTTTGCAAAATGAAATCACCGTCAAGGCAACAACTCTCGAGAAGCATTTACGATCAATCTCAATGATGTTTGCAAGACTTAAAAAAACTCTATCCCTAGAAAAAAAAAGAAAACGGAAAATTGGAGTCGGGATAATAAAATCTGCTTTTGTAGAAGATTTGAATGTCAAGATTGCCGGAGCCAAATATCAAAACAAGAGATATGGTTGGCTTCAATATTTTTCTGAAATCACAGATACTCAGATCCCGTACCTAATTGACAATTTTGTTCGCACACAATTCCAAAAAAGCCCCGTATTTAGCACGATACCACCTGATCTAAAGCATGCATCCCGGGCTTTTTATGAATTAAAATTTAGCGGAAAAAGCACTACGTACTTGCATAATTATGAAGAGGTCGACACACAAAAAAAACGAGACTGGCTTACCAAGAGAGGTCTAGCCCCGGGCACATTTACAGGCCCAAATATTGACCAACTCTACGCCTACCACGTTGGACGCTTCTTAAGTCAGATCGAAAGGGATATGGGGCTTGACTATAAAATTTGA
- a CDS encoding SLATT domain-containing protein: MKDMIENLKKSTWTTLKSRFIAAERCRKKHNVLVFSISFLSITQVIIAILDSCKFTIPALNIDNTNSNYATLLMAIMVLVIANQDSLSKLLANADNYHRCANQILYLSKRLEKIPSEMTPEDIQAVDQISKEYSSILERFDLNHLPNDYRMVMFEHPNDFTLSFIERCRIYIAYISDIYLLPLIYCSTPFCIFLISKHT, translated from the coding sequence ATGAAAGACATGATTGAAAACCTAAAAAAATCAACTTGGACAACTCTAAAAAGCAGATTTATCGCTGCTGAACGATGCAGAAAGAAACATAACGTTCTTGTTTTTTCAATTTCATTTTTATCTATCACACAAGTTATTATTGCCATATTGGATAGTTGCAAATTTACCATACCAGCACTAAACATTGACAACACTAATTCAAATTACGCGACACTGTTAATGGCTATTATGGTTCTTGTAATTGCAAACCAAGATTCACTAAGCAAACTTTTAGCAAATGCTGATAATTACCATCGATGTGCAAATCAAATTTTATATTTATCAAAAAGGCTTGAAAAAATTCCTTCTGAAATGACGCCTGAAGATATTCAGGCAGTAGATCAAATATCAAAAGAGTACAGTTCAATCCTTGAGCGTTTCGACCTCAACCATTTACCTAATGACTACAGAATGGTAATGTTCGAACACCCAAACGATTTTACGCTTTCTTTTATAGAACGCTGTCGCATATATATTGCGTACATTTCAGACATTTACCTTCTTCCACTAATTTATTGTTCGACTCCTTTCTGTATTTTTCTTATTTCAAAACACACATAG
- a CDS encoding HigA family addiction module antitoxin, whose amino-acid sequence MIAIHPGEILREEYMAPLGLTASTLALELRIIASRVHEIINEKRGISVDTALRLAKFFETDLNLWVNLQAQYEADSMDAQKQTDMERIVPYSMLQQARAVR is encoded by the coding sequence ATGATTGCTATTCACCCCGGCGAAATATTGCGCGAAGAATATATGGCCCCCCTTGGTCTTACGGCCTCCACGCTTGCGCTGGAGTTGCGGATTATCGCTTCGCGAGTGCATGAGATTATTAACGAGAAGCGGGGCATTTCTGTTGATACGGCTCTGCGGCTTGCAAAGTTTTTTGAAACTGACCTCAATTTGTGGGTCAACTTGCAGGCGCAGTACGAAGCAGATTCGATGGATGCTCAGAAGCAAACGGATATGGAGAGGATTGTTCCTTACAGCATGTTACAGCAGGCTAGAGCGGTGCGGTAA
- a CDS encoding type II toxin-antitoxin system RelE/ParE family toxin, whose protein sequence is MNTGDLRNLHATGQLNSLRIPSGNRLEKLTGDRDGQFRIAINMQWRICFR, encoded by the coding sequence GTGAACACAGGCGACCTGCGCAATCTGCATGCGACAGGCCAGCTCAATTCGCTCCGAATTCCTTCAGGCAACAGGCTGGAAAAATTGACGGGAGATCGGGATGGACAATTCAGAATTGCCATTAACATGCAATGGCGCATATGCTTTCGGTAG
- a CDS encoding iron-containing alcohol dehydrogenase — protein sequence MSTELKRMHMGQITSFFIPNVTLVGEGCSKEIPDRLKNIGGVKPLLVTDPGIVNAGILKQITDILDAAKMKYAIYDKTVPNPTDNNVAEAFGVYKKEKCDSIITLGGGSSHDCGKGVGFLASNGGKIHDYEGVDKSKNPFPPYVAVNTTAGTASEMTRFCVITDTSRKVKMAIGDWRCTPSVAIDDPLLMMGMPPALTAATGMDALTHAVEAYVSIAATPMTDACAEKSMEYVNRYLRRAVANGRDKEAREGMCYAQYLAGMAFNNASLGYVHAMAHQLGGFYDLPHGECNAILLPHVCEYNRISSRRRFGRIAQLLGELTQGISADEASRKAITAINILSRDVGIPEGLVALGKKYGKNVREADIPTMTANAQKDVCCFTNPRTMTDADVAAVYKAAM from the coding sequence ATGAGTACGGAGCTTAAGAGGATGCATATGGGACAGATCACCTCCTTTTTTATTCCCAACGTCACTCTCGTCGGCGAGGGGTGTTCCAAAGAAATTCCTGATCGTCTGAAAAATATTGGCGGCGTCAAACCCTTGCTTGTTACCGACCCAGGCATTGTCAACGCCGGCATACTCAAGCAGATCACCGACATCCTTGATGCTGCAAAAATGAAGTACGCCATATATGACAAGACCGTTCCAAACCCCACCGACAACAACGTTGCTGAGGCCTTTGGTGTATATAAAAAAGAAAAATGCGACAGTATCATTACGCTTGGCGGCGGCAGTTCGCACGACTGCGGCAAAGGCGTGGGTTTTCTTGCAAGCAACGGTGGCAAAATTCACGATTATGAAGGCGTGGACAAGTCCAAAAATCCCTTCCCGCCCTATGTAGCTGTCAACACCACGGCGGGCACGGCTTCGGAAATGACCCGTTTTTGCGTCATCACCGACACTTCCCGCAAGGTCAAAATGGCAATTGGCGACTGGCGCTGCACCCCCAGCGTGGCCATTGACGACCCGTTGCTGATGATGGGCATGCCTCCGGCACTGACCGCTGCTACGGGCATGGACGCACTGACCCATGCCGTGGAGGCCTATGTTTCCATTGCGGCGACCCCCATGACCGACGCCTGCGCTGAAAAATCCATGGAATACGTCAACCGTTATCTACGTCGTGCAGTGGCCAACGGCCGGGACAAAGAAGCCCGCGAGGGCATGTGTTACGCGCAGTATCTGGCTGGCATGGCCTTCAACAACGCAAGCCTGGGGTATGTGCATGCCATGGCGCACCAGCTTGGGGGCTTTTATGACCTGCCCCACGGCGAATGCAACGCCATCCTGCTGCCGCATGTGTGCGAATACAATCGTATTTCCAGCCGACGCCGTTTTGGCCGCATTGCTCAGCTACTGGGCGAGCTGACGCAGGGCATCAGCGCCGATGAAGCCTCGCGCAAGGCCATTACCGCCATTAACATCCTGTCCAGGGACGTGGGCATTCCCGAGGGCTTGGTTGCCCTGGGCAAAAAGTACGGCAAGAATGTGCGCGAAGCCGATATCCCCACTATGACCGCCAATGCCCAAAAGGATGTCTGCTGCTTTACCAACCCCCGCACCATGACCGATGCGGACGTGGCTGCCGTGTACAAGGCGGCCATGTAA
- a CDS encoding helix-turn-helix domain-containing protein gives MLDDILKTPQEIRLGIAAKAQAKRLALNMSQKDLAARSGVSLGSVKRFETTGEISLASLLAIALILNDLEAFSGLFNPPRTENLFKPQSPAPRKRAGRKRHES, from the coding sequence ATGTTAGACGATATCTTAAAAACTCCGCAGGAAATCCGGCTCGGCATCGCCGCCAAGGCGCAGGCCAAACGTCTTGCGCTCAATATGAGCCAGAAAGATTTGGCGGCCCGCAGCGGCGTTTCCCTTGGCTCTGTGAAGCGCTTTGAAACAACAGGGGAAATCTCGCTCGCGTCCCTGCTGGCTATCGCCCTGATTCTTAACGATCTTGAAGCCTTTTCCGGTTTGTTCAACCCACCGCGAACAGAAAACCTGTTCAAGCCGCAATCCCCAGCACCCCGCAAGCGGGCAGGGAGAAAACGCCATGAATCTTGA